In Nonlabens agnitus, the DNA window CATATTCTAAGACCCAGCGATATCAAAGCAGTTGACTATGAAAGACCCTATTTTGAGATAGATGATATGGTCAGCACTGGTGCGGCAAGCTGGCGCAATTACAAAAATAGCGGTTATGATCGCGGCCATTTAGTCCCTGCGGGCGACAGGCGTGGATCCTATGAAGATTATGAGGAAACGTTTCTCACCAGCAATATAAGCCCACAACGTCATGATTTCAATTCGGGAATATGGAATAGGTTGGAGCAAAAAGTGAGGTATTATGCCCAACGCAATAATGCTATTTATGTGGTCACTGGATCCATTTTGGAGGATGGCCTGCAAAGTATAGGATCAGAAAATGTGAGCGTGCCCAACCAATTTTACAAGATCATTTACAAGCAACATAATGGCAAACCATCCATGCTGGCTTTCTTAATGCCGCATCAGGAAGCGTCACAATCCATATATGATTTTGTGGTGCCCGTAGATTCCATTGAGCAAATCACGGGAACCGATTTCTTTGCACAATTACCTGATGCTATAGAAAATGAGCTGGAGAAAAGCACAGACCGATCGGGTTGGTAGTTCTAATGCTGGTAACTCATCCTATGAGCATCCAACTTCACAAAAATGAACAGTAGCAAAGTAAAACCCCACAAGCTACTACCACCATAGCTTAGAAACGGTAGCGGTATACCTACGGTAGGTAAAAGTCCCAGCACCATACCTACATTTACAAAAAAGTGCAGGAAAAAGATTCCTGCGGCGCTGTAGCCATAAATTCTGGCAAACTGGTTGCGCT includes these proteins:
- a CDS encoding DNA/RNA non-specific endonuclease, producing MKKVVYTIIAIGILVALFFVQRYQNTSISNENIENASQNNTDLSHADFLPVSNNQIVHHKSYSLSYNEQHEQAEWTVHILRPSDIKAVDYERPYFEIDDMVSTGAASWRNYKNSGYDRGHLVPAGDRRGSYEDYEETFLTSNISPQRHDFNSGIWNRLEQKVRYYAQRNNAIYVVTGSILEDGLQSIGSENVSVPNQFYKIIYKQHNGKPSMLAFLMPHQEASQSIYDFVVPVDSIEQITGTDFFAQLPDAIENELEKSTDRSGW